Within Pseudomonas tructae, the genomic segment AGGGTCAGGGCATGGGCATCCGGGTTGGCCGCATGCAACACAATGAACTTGAGCATCAGTTGACCCTCCGCCCAACCAGCAAGGTGTAGCGGCCAATCGGCTCTTGCTCGACACTCAGGCCCAGGTCCTGCATCTGCTGGGCCAGCCAGCGGGTCGGGTGCAGCTCGCCGTTCACCGTGTTGACCATCATGTGCAGGGAGAAATCAGCCGACAACGCCGGGTGAATCTCGTCCTCGTCCAGGGTCATGCTGAGGATCAGCAACGCCCCCCCAGCCTCCAGCAACTGACTGGCGCCCTTGACCAGCGCAGTGGTCTGCTCGCGGGTGAAGTAGTGCAGGCAGTCATTGAGCATCACCACATCGGCGCGTTCATCCTGGTAACGGGCCAGGTCCAGCAGGTTGCGCTCCTTGAAGCTCAAGCGCTGCTCGAGCTGGTAGTTGCCGATAGTGCTCTGGGCGGCCTGGCGGGTAGCGTCCAGGTCCCAGATTTCGCCTTTGACCTGTGGATGCCGGCGGGCGATCTCGGCGATGTAGGTGCCATGGCCGCCGGCCAGGTCGATGACCTTGTGCGCATGGTCAAACACTGACAGTTCACGCAGAACATCGACCATTGGCTGACTGAAACGAACCATGGCATCGTTAAAGGCATCACGGGCTGCGACATCGTGCTTGAAGCGGTTTTCCTGCTGGAAATTCAGCGACGCGGTGGTGCTGAGAATCTCGCCCAAGCGCGGCCAGTTCTGCCACTGCAGACGCTGGTGAGCAATGATCGGGCCGATGAATTCGGCGCTGCTGCTGACCAGAAAGCGCTCGCTCAACGGCGAGTTGACGAAGCCTTGCGCGGTCTTTTGCAGCAGGCCCATGGCAACCAGGGCATTAAGGAAAATCTTGCCCTTGTTGGCCACCCAGCCCAGTGCCAGGCTGACGACTTCGGCCTTGACCGGCGCGCGGGTGTGATCGAAGACCTTGTGGGCGACTGCCGAATGAAGGATGGCCGACTGGCGATACTGGTCGGAGAGCTTCACCAGGTCGAACACACCGTTGAGGGTGTTGGCCTCTTCGGCATGCTCATAGATGGTCACCGGTTTTTGCGCATTCATACACTCACTTCCCTGTTGAGTTGCATTCCATAAAACGCTTCAGGCCCCTGGCCTGCCCTGCACGCGTTTGGCCGATGGCGCTCACGGCAGCCACAGGCAAAACTAAGAAATGATCGTAGTCGCAACCGGGAAAAACACAAATTTGATCTTTTATATTTTTTTGAGCTTTAAACTTTGTAGTTGATGCCTTTTACAAATAATCATGGCGGTGCTAAAACTGCTTATGCTCACGCTCGTTACCTGCGCAAAGGATGGCGCCCAAGGTCGACCGATAACGCCTATTCCATGGTAATGCTCACACGATGATTGCACCTGCCGCCGACGCCAGCTCCACCGCCGACCGCATCCTGTTTTTGCTCAAGACCCGTGGCGCGCTGAAAACCACTGACCTTGCCAGCTTGCTCGACATCACCTTCGAAGCCGCCCGCCAGCAGATCCAGAAACTGCAGGCCAGCGAGCTGATCACCGGCATCAGCGCCCCGGGCAAAGGCGCCGGCCGCCCCTCGCAAAAGTGGACCCTGACCGAGGCGGCTCAGCGCCGCTTCCCCGACGCCCACAGCGTTCTGACCCTGCAACTGATCGAGACGGTCGAGCAGGTGTTCGGCAATGCCGGGGTCGACCAACTCATCACCCGCATGGAAATCGCCAACCGCAGCGAATACCAGCAGGCCTGCAGCCAGGCCGAATCGGTGGAAGACAAGGTGCGCATACTGGTGCAACTGCGTGAGCGGGCCGGCTACATGGCAGAAATGGTCGAAAGCGACAACGGCTGGCTGATCATCGAAAACCACTGCCCGATCTGCGTGGCGGCCAGCCGCTGCCAGGGCTTCTGCCGTTCGGAGTTGCAGATTTTCCAGTCGGTGTTCGGTGAGCAGGCGCTTGTCGAGCGCTGCGAACATCTGATATCAGGTGATCGACGCTGCGTGTACCGGGTCTTGCCGAGGACGGCGCCCGCGCAGTAAACCCATAAGTCCTTAAGGAATGAGGCGCACATGAACCCGACCCTCGAGCTGCTCGCCAGCCACCGCAGCGAGCGCAGTTTTCACGACCGGCCGATCAGCGATCAGCTACTCGATGCCATCCTGGGCGCCGCCCACCAGGCGCCCACCTCGTTCAACGCCCAGCATATTTCCGCCGTGGTGGTGCGCGACGCCGAGCGCCGCCGGCAGATTGCCGAGCTGGCGGGCGGGCAGCCCTGGATCAGCGCGGCACCCGTGTTCATCACCCTGGTGGTGGACTTCCACAAAACCGCACTGGCCGCACAACGCACGGGCGAGCAGCACTGTATTCACCAGCACCTGGAAGGCATGATTGCCGCCTGCACCGATGGCGGCATCATGCTCGCGACGCTGATGACCGCGGCGCGCTCGCTAGGGTTGGGTGTGGTGCCGGTGGGCGGTATTCGGGCCAATGCCAGCGGCATGATCGAGTTGCTCGGCTTGCCGGAAAAATCCTTTGCCCTGTGCGGGGTGGCCCTGGGCTATGTACAGCAGCCGGCGCTGCAAAAGCCACGCTTGCCCCTGGTGTCCTTTCGTCATGATGAGCGCTATGACGCCCAGGTGTTGCCGGCGGCGATCGAAGCCTACGATGCCGCACTGATGGAACACTGGCAGATTGCCGGACGGGTTGAGGGGCAAAGCTGGTCGAGCAGTATCGGTCGTTGCTATGCACGCAACTATCGGCCGCAGCTCAAGGCGCAGTTGCTGGCCAATGGTTTGGCGGCGGACTGACGGGCCTCATCGCGGGGCAAGCCCGCTCCCACACTGTGTGGGGAGCGGGCTTGCCCCGCGATCAGCCGCTACCCCACCCCAGCGCCTTGTACAAGGCAATCGCATTGAGGAACGAAGCGGTTTCCGCTTGCGCCACTTCACGCTTGATCAAGAACAACGCCCGCTGGTTCTCCAGCACTGCCAGGTAGCTCCCGGCGCCGCGCCGATAACGCTTGGAGGCGATGTCGACGGCATCGGCGCCATGGGCCGCCGACTGCATCAGCGCACCGAGGCGGGTCTGGTTGCGGGCCAGGCGAGTCACGGCGTTTTCCACTTCTTCGCGGGCCAACAGCAAGGACTGCTCATAGCGCGCCTGCGCTCCTTGGTTTTGCGCCTTGGCAGCACGCAAACGGGCCTTGGCATTGCCCAGGCGAAATGCCGGCCAGGTCACCGTCGGCGCCAGTTCATAAGCACGGGCAGCACTGCCCAGGTCGCCACTGCGCAGGGCAAAGAAGCCGATAAAACCACCCAGGTCCAGACGCGGATACAGCTCGGCGGTGGCCACGCCAACGTCTTCGCTGCTGGCCGCCAGTAACCGCTCGGCACTGGCGACATCCGGGCGGTTGTTGATCAGCGCGTTGACGTCACCCAAGGGCAACTGCCGCGCCAAGGGCGGCAAAAAGTGCACGGGCGCCGAGGTTCCAGCCAGGCTCGGAGCCCGCCCGGTCAGCACGTCCAAGCGGTAACCGGCCTCCTCCACCGCCGCCTGCAACGGCGGCACCGCCGCCTCACTGAGCAGCAGGTTGGCCTGGGCGTTCTGCTCATCCTCGTACTGGCCACTGCCGGCGCGTACCTGGGCGCGGGTGAGCTTCAAGGTTTCACGCCAGGCCTCAACCTCGGACTGGGCCACCTCCAGGCTGCGGCGTCCGCCCTGTTGCTGGTAGTAGGCGCGGGCGACTTCGGCGGCAATGCTCAGGCGCATCTGCTCAAGGTCGGCCTGCGCCGCTTCGGTCCTGGCCTGGGCCGCCGCCGTCAGGCGTTGCAAGCGGCCAAACAGGTCGATCTCCCACTGCACGTCAAAGCCTGCGCGGTAGCTGCGCGAGAACATGCGCTGCGGATCGCTGCCATCGGCCAGTTGCTGTTGTTCAAGGCTCTGGCTGAAACCGGTGCGGGCAGTGACGCCCGGGTACTGGTCCAGGCGCCGGTCGTCGAACAGCGCCCGCGCCGCCAGCAGGTTGGCCTGGGCCTCGCGGATGTCGTGGTTGTGCTCAAGCGCGGTGTCGACCAAACGGTTCAACTGCGGGTCATCGAAGAACGACCACCACTGCGCGGGCAATTGCCCTTGCTGGGCGAACTGCTGCTGTTGCGGCGTGCTCAGCGCCAGCGGCGCCGGAGTCGCCTTCTGGTAGTCGGGGCCGACCTTGCAGCCCGCCAGGGCCAGGCCCAGCAGCACGGCGATCAGGCTCAGAGGGTGTCCGTTCATGCTTCGTTCCTCAACGCATCGGCCAGGGAAACCGCCCGTGGCGTGCTCGCGGCCACCGAGTGTTTACGCGCCAGCAGGCTGTACACCGTGGGCAACACGAACAGGGTGAACAAGGTGCCGATGAGCATGCCACAGACGATCACCAGGCCCAGGCCGAAGCGGCTGTTGGCGCCGGCGCCCGAGGCGAACAGTAAGGGGATCAGGCCGACCACCATGGCTGCGGTGGTC encodes:
- a CDS encoding methyltransferase; protein product: MNAQKPVTIYEHAEEANTLNGVFDLVKLSDQYRQSAILHSAVAHKVFDHTRAPVKAEVVSLALGWVANKGKIFLNALVAMGLLQKTAQGFVNSPLSERFLVSSSAEFIGPIIAHQRLQWQNWPRLGEILSTTASLNFQQENRFKHDVAARDAFNDAMVRFSQPMVDVLRELSVFDHAHKVIDLAGGHGTYIAEIARRHPQVKGEIWDLDATRQAAQSTIGNYQLEQRLSFKERNLLDLARYQDERADVVMLNDCLHYFTREQTTALVKGASQLLEAGGALLILSMTLDEDEIHPALSADFSLHMMVNTVNGELHPTRWLAQQMQDLGLSVEQEPIGRYTLLVGRRVN
- a CDS encoding helix-turn-helix transcriptional regulator — its product is MIAPAADASSTADRILFLLKTRGALKTTDLASLLDITFEAARQQIQKLQASELITGISAPGKGAGRPSQKWTLTEAAQRRFPDAHSVLTLQLIETVEQVFGNAGVDQLITRMEIANRSEYQQACSQAESVEDKVRILVQLRERAGYMAEMVESDNGWLIIENHCPICVAASRCQGFCRSELQIFQSVFGEQALVERCEHLISGDRRCVYRVLPRTAPAQ
- a CDS encoding nitroreductase family protein, with translation MNPTLELLASHRSERSFHDRPISDQLLDAILGAAHQAPTSFNAQHISAVVVRDAERRRQIAELAGGQPWISAAPVFITLVVDFHKTALAAQRTGEQHCIHQHLEGMIAACTDGGIMLATLMTAARSLGLGVVPVGGIRANASGMIELLGLPEKSFALCGVALGYVQQPALQKPRLPLVSFRHDERYDAQVLPAAIEAYDAALMEHWQIAGRVEGQSWSSSIGRCYARNYRPQLKAQLLANGLAAD
- a CDS encoding efflux transporter outer membrane subunit, yielding MNGHPLSLIAVLLGLALAGCKVGPDYQKATPAPLALSTPQQQQFAQQGQLPAQWWSFFDDPQLNRLVDTALEHNHDIREAQANLLAARALFDDRRLDQYPGVTARTGFSQSLEQQQLADGSDPQRMFSRSYRAGFDVQWEIDLFGRLQRLTAAAQARTEAAQADLEQMRLSIAAEVARAYYQQQGGRRSLEVAQSEVEAWRETLKLTRAQVRAGSGQYEDEQNAQANLLLSEAAVPPLQAAVEEAGYRLDVLTGRAPSLAGTSAPVHFLPPLARQLPLGDVNALINNRPDVASAERLLAASSEDVGVATAELYPRLDLGGFIGFFALRSGDLGSAARAYELAPTVTWPAFRLGNAKARLRAAKAQNQGAQARYEQSLLLAREEVENAVTRLARNQTRLGALMQSAAHGADAVDIASKRYRRGAGSYLAVLENQRALFLIKREVAQAETASFLNAIALYKALGWGSG